GAGGAAGTCGGCAATTTGGATCATGAAATTTCCCTGGAAGAGGTACAAGCCGTCGCGGCAGAAGCGCAACTCGGCGACACCGTCGTTCTTGATGTCACCCCAGAGCAAGGTGATTTTGGTCGGATGGCGGCGATTCAAACTAAACAAGTGCTGGCGCAAAAGCTGCGGGATCAGCAGCGCAAGCTAGTTCAAGAAGAATTCCAGGATTTAGAAGGAACCGTCTTGCAAGCCAGAGTGCTGCGGTTTGAGCGGCAATCCGTGATTATGGCCGTCAGCAGTGGATTTGGCCAGCCAGAAGTCGAAGCAGAACTTCCCAAGCGGGAACAGTTGCCCAATGACAACTATCGCGCTAACGCAACATTTAAGGTTTTCTTAAAGAAAGTGACCGACGCGCCTCAGCGTGGACCCCAACTCATCGTTTCTAGAGCAGATGCCGGCTTAGTGGTTTATCTGTTTGCCAACGAAGTCCCCGAAATTGAGGATGAAGTCGTCCGAATTGTAGCAGTGGCGAGAGAAGCCAACCCACCCTCACGTCATGTTGGCCCTCGAACCAAAATAGCGGTTGATACCCTAGAACGAGACGTTGATCCCGTCGGCGCTTGTATTGGAGCGCGGGGATCACGCATTCAGGTTGTGGTGAATGAATTAAGAGGTGAAAAAATAGATGTAATTCGCTGGTCCCCTGATCCAGCAACCTATATCGCCAACGCCCTCAGTCCAGCGCGAGTGGATGAAGTGCGTCTAGTGGCCACCGAAGGCCGGCAGTCCCACGTCCTTGTTGCCGAGGATCAACTGAGTTTGGCCATCGGCAAAGAAGGGCAGAACGTCCGCCTAGCAGCCCGCCTAACCGGCTGGAAAATTGATATCAAAGATACCGCTAAGTATGACTACGAAGCGGAAAATCGCAAGTTTGCCCAGGCAGCCGAAGCCGAGGAGGAAGCATTTGAGGATGAGTATGAAGATGAATATGAAGATGAGTACGAAGATGAAGCAGCCAGCACCGAAGCCTCCCCAAGCTTTGCAGAAGAAACAACCGGCGCTTCGACCTAAGGGTTCAATCTCATAAGGGGCGGCGTTTTTGGAGAGCGCTGTCTGGGGGAGGGAGCCGGCACAAGGCAATTGTTTCTGAGTAAAAATTTTACCTGGAGGGTGATACATTTTTAAATTGTTTTTGTGTAGAACCCAAGAGTGGAAAATTTACAGGTAGAATTCTTTGACAGGGATGATTTTTTTTCACCCTTATGCCTTAGGGTGTAAATGGAAACGAACTACCGTCGTTGTATCAGTTGCCGCCGAGTGGCTCATAAAAATGATTTGTGGCGGATTGTCAGAGTCTTTCCGTCCCATCAGTTACAATTAGACCAAGGCATGGGGCGTTCGGCCTACCTTTGCTCTAACGAGAGCTGCTTAAGTGCAGCTCAAAAGAAAAATCGACTGGGACGCGCCCTCAAGGCACCCGTCCCGATCGAAATTTACCAAATCTTGTGGCAACGTTTATCCGCGATGCAGGCGGATGCTTCAAAGCAACTGACTGCAAAGCTCCCTAACCAGAATCAAATAGCCTCAGAACCCAAACCCCAAACAAGACCACCCACAGTTCTTTAAAGATTTGTGCAAGATTAGATTAGAAAGGAAGTTTGTTCGCAGCAGGGAGACCAACAGGGTCTACCAAGCTGAGAAGGCTAGC
This sequence is a window from Microcoleus sp. FACHB-672. Protein-coding genes within it:
- the nusA gene encoding transcription termination factor NusA, whose translation is MSIVKLPGLKDMIDGISLERNLPKHAVQAALREALLKGYERFRRTQRFDQPNFDENYFDNFEVDLDVEEEGFRVLSTKTIVEEVGNLDHEISLEEVQAVAAEAQLGDTVVLDVTPEQGDFGRMAAIQTKQVLAQKLRDQQRKLVQEEFQDLEGTVLQARVLRFERQSVIMAVSSGFGQPEVEAELPKREQLPNDNYRANATFKVFLKKVTDAPQRGPQLIVSRADAGLVVYLFANEVPEIEDEVVRIVAVAREANPPSRHVGPRTKIAVDTLERDVDPVGACIGARGSRIQVVVNELRGEKIDVIRWSPDPATYIANALSPARVDEVRLVATEGRQSHVLVAEDQLSLAIGKEGQNVRLAARLTGWKIDIKDTAKYDYEAENRKFAQAAEAEEEAFEDEYEDEYEDEYEDEAASTEASPSFAEETTGAST
- a CDS encoding YlxR family protein translates to METNYRRCISCRRVAHKNDLWRIVRVFPSHQLQLDQGMGRSAYLCSNESCLSAAQKKNRLGRALKAPVPIEIYQILWQRLSAMQADASKQLTAKLPNQNQIASEPKPQTRPPTVL